A portion of the Paenibacillus marchantiae genome contains these proteins:
- a CDS encoding carbohydrate ABC transporter permease, whose product MTSKSLKSLVLYIGLIGGMLISMFPFYWLIVMSTRTTSDIYKFPPQLWFGSELWNNVSRVLQQIDFWGAFMNTLFVSGLVTVLVLFFDSLAGFAFAKFEFPGKKWLFVLLLATMMVPSQLSLVPSFVLMATFGWVGSFKALIIPGMVNAFGIFWIRQYATESIPNDLLDAGRIDGCNFFRLYWNVALPILRPAFAFLGAFTFIGVWNDYLWPLIVLTDARKYTLQIALSQLNGLYNTDYAMVIAGTLLAVIPLIVMFLFISRQFISDIAAGAVKD is encoded by the coding sequence ATGACGTCCAAATCTCTCAAATCGCTGGTGTTGTATATCGGTCTTATCGGGGGCATGCTCATTTCCATGTTCCCGTTCTATTGGCTGATTGTAATGTCCACCCGGACGACGTCCGACATTTATAAGTTCCCACCTCAGCTCTGGTTTGGGAGCGAGCTATGGAATAATGTTAGTCGAGTACTACAGCAGATCGACTTCTGGGGCGCATTCATGAATACGTTGTTTGTATCGGGCTTGGTGACGGTACTGGTGCTGTTTTTTGACTCACTGGCAGGGTTTGCGTTTGCGAAGTTTGAATTCCCGGGTAAAAAATGGCTCTTCGTCCTACTGCTCGCCACCATGATGGTGCCTTCCCAGCTGTCGCTGGTCCCTTCCTTTGTGCTCATGGCGACGTTCGGATGGGTTGGCTCCTTCAAAGCCCTCATTATTCCGGGCATGGTGAACGCCTTCGGCATATTCTGGATTCGCCAATATGCCACGGAGTCCATACCGAATGACCTGCTGGATGCCGGACGAATCGACGGCTGTAACTTTTTTCGGCTCTATTGGAACGTGGCGTTGCCCATTCTGCGACCTGCGTTTGCTTTCCTCGGTGCGTTCACGTTTATTGGCGTATGGAATGATTATCTCTGGCCCCTGATCGTCCTGACGGATGCACGAAAGTATACGCTGCAGATTGCGTTGTCTCAATTAAACGGACTGTACAATACGGATTACGCGATGGTTATCGCGGGTACATTGCTGGCTGTTATTC